AAATGAATCTATTTTTCTGGGGAATATTACCCCTTATAATAATTTATTGTAGCATAATTGCCCCATAATATTAAGATACTTTAACGCAATATCCTCTCTCAAGAAAAATTTCGTGGCGGGGGGATGGTAAATGACTATGGAGAACCTGCGCTTCCTAGCCATGACATTCTCACTCGATCTCGCCTGGGGCCTGAGTTATATTTACCTGATGCTGGGGATCTACGATCTACATGGTATTAATGGCTATTTCCTCGCTATAAGCTTAGGCGCAATAGTTAATTTCCTCGGAACTCTGATCTTCAGCCTTATCAAATATAGGAGACTCATTTCAATATCGATAGCACTTTCTTCATCTCTCCTACTGTATTTCGCCCTCAATAACACTAATTACTTCATCATGAGCACCCTCCTCAGCCTCCTATCCTGCTACGAGCCGCTGATCCTTGAATCCCTGTTCGGGGAGATGGAGGAGGGCGAGGCATCTGGAACTTATTACACGATCTCAGGGCTGGGGAGTATAATAGGCCTCCTGATAGGCGGATTCCTCGTTGATAGCATAGGTATTAAGAATTTACTATTGATATCCTCTTTAGTATGCTTATTGTCCTCGATAATCGTCCCTGATGGGATAAATAGTGAGAAGGCAGATTGGGAGATGAATTCGAGTACCATAAGCCTCCTCATGCCTATCCTGATCCTAGAGGGCTTCGTAACTCCTCTCGCATACAATTTACTAGAAATAAAACTTTATGAATTTTTCGGAAGATCTAGCTCATTAATTGGATTATTATTTTCTTTATCTATGTTATTAGATATAATATTCGGACCATTAATAGGAAAGTTGGTCGACAGGGCTGGGGGAATGATATCCTTCCTCTCCTCAAGCTCCCTTCTCCTAGCACACTTAATCCTATGCGCACTCCTTGAAGATGGAATCATCCTTATATCACTTCTCCTCATCCCAATCCAACCCTTCTACTACTCCTCCAGGAACAAGTTCGCTATCGAACTCACAGGAAGGCCTGAAGGTATGTCTATATCCCTTCCGATAGCGACGAGCTCCCTATCACACGCAATATTCTATGGGATATACCCGTCCCTCATGAACTTCCTCAACTACGCGATCCCCCTACTCTCCGTCCTCTATTTCATCGCACTAATTCCCTTAAAGCTCAAACCTCCTGATATGAGCTTTTAACTCCAGAAGCGCCCAGTTCATGAGTTAGCGAAAATTGGGGAAGCTTCTATTCACTTAACCGGGCTATGATATTCTCTTTAGGCTCTCGCATTTCTCAACAAGCTCTTGGCAACCTCGACAGCCTCTATCGCATTTTTAGCCCATCCATCAGCACCTATTGACTTCGCGAACTCTGGTGAGGTGGAAAGACCTCCTATAAGCACTTTCACCCTCTCCCTAAGTCCCTCCTCCTCCAGCCTCCTTATAACAACGCTCATATAATCCCGGGTCGTCGTCAGGAGGGAACTCATCGCCAATATGTCAGCTCTATATTCCTTAACAGCCCTTATGAATGTATCTGCATCCACATCGACTCCAAGATCGATTACCTTAAAGCCCGAGGCCTTAAGCATAGTCGCCACTAGACTCTTCCCTATATCGTGAACATCCCCCTTAACCGTTCCTATGACAACGGTCCCTAAGTTACCGCCTCCCTCAGCCCCTATCCCCAGCTTATCGAGGGCCTTCTTGAATATTGATGCAGCTTTCAGCATCTCTGCTATGAAGTACTCGCCTTCCTCGAATAATTTCCCTATCTCCTCCATCGCCTCACTCATCGGGCCGAGTATTATCTTCCATGGATCCTCCCCTGAGGAGATGAGCTCCTCGAGGTACTTCATGAAGCTTTCCTCGTCCAGATTAACCAAAGAATCCTTTAATAGAATCTCCTTTTCCCTAAGACTCAATTATATCACCTCATCAGAGCCTATTAGCTGATGTCCTTAGCCTGTAAACTCTCTTCATCCTCCTCTTATATAGCTTCCTCTCCGAGGAGATTAGGCCCATTCTCGAGAGCTTGAGGAGGGCTTTATAGACACCTTGCAGGGTCGCTCCTTCCACTAGTCTCCATATTTGGTATGCGGTCATCTCCTTCCCATCCCTCATGACCTCCAGGATCCTCCTCTGAAGCTCCGTGAGGGGGGCGAATGAACCGACCCTCCATCTCCTCATACTGGATCCCGTCAGTAGGGCCACGTATTCACTCCCGAGTCTAGAGGCGGCTGAGTAGGCCATAGCTGAGATCGGCTTCACGTATATGCCCATCTTCGCTAACTTTATGAAGGACTCCATCGTATCCTTAGTATCCAAGCTCATCGTCCTAGCCCCTAGGGACTTCAGAAATTCGATGAATTCCCCTCCAATACCGCTATAGTGGACTAAGTATATCCGGGGCATCTCCATCAGACCCATCTCCTCCAGTTCCCTGAATCCCTTGATTATCCCGTATGCCAGGATACCGGATTCCGAGGGTATAACTACTCCATCGAATTTGCCCTTGAACTCGTAGAGCTCATAAGCTATTGTCTTGAATCCCTCTATCATGAAGGGGTTCTCGTACGAGGCTCTCGTTTCCCTGACGCTGAAGGATATCGGTATCTTGAGCTGTGAGAGGTAGAGAAGCTCGCTGACATCGACTTCTTCGGGATTGACGATGACCCTCACTTCCTTCCCAGAAGCGATCAAATAGGATGCCAGGGAGATAGTGACATCCCGCAGGAACTCGAGCTCCCCAATGGCCATGTTCGAGGAACTGACCATAACAGAGGATCCCCTATCTACGTAGGATCCAGTGGGATTCCTGGTCTCATCCTTAACGAGGACCCCATCCACTCTCCTCAAGTCAGTTAAGCCTTCCCCCAAGCTGACTATCCTTTCGGCATGAGGTAAAAGACTTTTATACCTCCAAATCGAGGGCTCCCTCTCATCAACAGACCAAATTAGCTTTTCTGGTACTATTTCCATCGGGAAGCCGCATTTACAGACCCAATCACTGCTAGATGTGGCGCCGCACCTGGGGCACTTAAAAAGAGTCAAGGTGGGAACCCTTAAAAAGGATCATTTCTGCTTATACGGCAGGTGCTCAGATCCGAAGAGGAACCTCGCCAGTATGAGCCTCATTATGTTTTGTCCTCCCTCGGCACCGACGTAATAGCTAAGGACTCCTCTCATAGCCATCTCCAGCGGCGTATCCTTCGTATAACCGTAAGCTCCAGTAGCTTTCATGAATTCCTTTATAGCATCAACAGCGATCTCAGGTGCGAGTAACTTCGCCATCGCAGCCCAGAAGCCCACATCCCTCAGAGTAGCATTGCCCTGATCGTACTGATCCACCATCCAGGCTGCTTTATACATAACGAGTCTGGCCGCCTCTATCTTAGAGTAGTAATCGACTAGTGGGAACTGGATGCCCTCGAATGATGCTAGGGTCCTCCCGAAGAGTACCCTGTTCTTGACGTAATCCCTAGTGTAATCGAACATAGCCATAGCTGAACCAGTGCATCCCGCTGAGACGAATACTCTAGCTCTGTTGAAACCTTCCATAGCTATCTCGAATCCCTCATTGACCCTCCCTATAAGATGATCCTCAGTTAGCTTAACGTTATTCAGCCTGATCCAGCCCGTGCTTATGCCGCACCTCCCCATGTCATCGAAGAGGCCCGTCTCTATGCCCTGAGCATTTATCGGTAGGTAGAAGAGGCTTATCCCCTTGGATCCAGCCTCGGGCTTCGTCTTCACGAGGGTCACATAGCCACCATCCACTTCCTTAGCCTCAACTATACCGCTTATATAGGTCTTCTCACCATTGAGGACCCAGTGATCTCCCTCCTTCTTTGCTATCGTCCTGAACCCAGCTACATCACTCCCGCCCTGGGGCTCTGTTGAGCAGATGCCCACGAACCCCTCCCCCTTGGCTGCCCTGCTGAGGACCTCCTTAGCAAGCTCGGGTTTCGCGTACCTCTCCACTATCTTCCCCCAGGAGGCCTCGACCAGGTGGAAAACAGCGGTAGCTACGCTGGGATCTGCTCTAGCTATCTCCTCAGTAGCTATCGTACCCATGACCCAGCTGGCCCCCTGCCCCCCGTATTCCGGCTTCACTGTCAGAAGCAGAATGCCGCTCTCAGCGAGCGCGCTTATCACTTCCCTCGGTATCCTGCAGTTCCTATCTATCTCCCTAGCCCTGGGGGCCAGGACCTCGGATAACAGCTCCCTCAGGGTTTTCCTGAAGACCTCTTCCTCCTCGGTGAATGAGAAATCCACCAAACGATCACCCACGAACTGCGCACCTAAAAATTAAAAAGTTTAGCTCTAAGGCGCCCGGGCTATTCCGGGGGACCCTAGCGGGGGTCCGGCTAATTGAGGTCAAACTTTTTCTTAAACAACTGCATCGAATTGAGGTGTCCCTATGGATATAGCCGTACTCGTCAAACAGTCCCTAGACGTTCAGCAACTGGCTATCGATAGTAGGACCGGGAAGATATATTTAGATGAAGCCCCAACGAAAGCGGGCGACATAGAGCTCAATGCCGCTGAGGAGGCCGTCAGGATAAAGGAGAAAGTTGGGGGCAAAGCTGTTGCAATAATGCTCTCATACTTCGGCTCCTCTGGAAGGAGGTTGAAGGAAGCGAGAGAAGCTTTAACGAGGCTTCTGGCGATGGGGATTGATGAAGCATTGCTCCTCCTCAGCAATCAGTACATGGACACTTACTCAGCTGCTAAATTGCTTTCGGAGGAGATAAGGGGGAAATATCAGTTAGTGCTAGCTGGCGAGGGTAGCGAGGATAACTTCTCAGGAGTCCTGCCAGCTAGAGTAGCTGCGGAGCTCGGTTGGCCCTACCTCTCCTATGCTACAAGTATAGAGGTCAACGGGGATGAAATAAAAGTCACGAGGAGCTTGGAGGATTATGATGAAGTCGTATCCCTGAAGCTGCCTGCCGTGATATCTGTGACTCAGGAGATAAATCAACCCAGGATACCCACTGTCCTCCACATAATGAAGGCATCGAAGAAACCGATAGTGCAGAAGGAGGTTCAGGCGACTGTGGAGCCCAAGGTCAAGGTTAAGGAGATCAAGGCCCTGAGAGTTGAGAGGAAGAGGATTATCATTGAGGGAGAGCTTGAGGAAGCTATAGAGAAGCTTATCGATGCTTTAAGGAGCGAGGGACTCCTAGAGGTGAGAGGATGAACGTCCTAGTGTTCAGTCACTATTTCGAGTTAGCTAAGGAGCTGATATCTGCAGGGAGCAGGGTTGGTGATGTCTCCCTCCTCCTGAGTTCGGATCAGAGGGATAGGGAGGGGGAGGTCAAGGGAGCTAGGAGAGTTATAATATGCGATGTGAGCTCCGATGATCAGTCGGGACTCCTCAACGCTATAATATCCCTAGCTAAGGATTATGATCTGCTCATATTTTCGAGCGATAAGAGGGGTAGGGAGCTAATAGGACAGGTAGCGCAGAAGCTGGAGAGAGCTGTCGCCACAGAAGTCTCATCCCTGAGCTTGAGCAATGGTAAGCTCATAATAGAGAGGATGACTTACGGTGGAAAAGCGATTTCTGTGGAGGAGCTTTCCCTACCTGCCGCCATCAGCATTCAGAAGGGCAAATTCAAGCCTCTAGATGCTGATTCAACGCATGAGACCTTGCATTGCAAGTTCGAGGCCGCGAGGTCTTACGAAGTAGTGGAGAGGAGGCCTAAGCCGAAGCTAGGGATACCTCTAGATAAGGCTGATGTGGTGGTTGCTGCAGGAAGGGGCTTCAAGAGGAAGGAGGACTTGAAGCTCGCTCAGGAGCTAGCTGAACTTTTCAACGGCGTAGTAGGGTCCACGAGGCCCCTAGCAGCTGACCTCAAGTGGGTGCCCGAGGAATCTTGGATAGGGATAAGCGGGGTCAGGATAGCTCCGAAGCTCCTCTTCGTCGTAGGAGCATCGGGACAGCAGCAGTTTTCAGCGGGTATAATTGATTCTAAAGTGATAGTTGCCATAAATAATGATCCTGGAGCCCCAATATTCGAAAACTCTGATTATGGTATAGTGAAGGATCTTTATGAGTTTCTCCCAGCTCTAATAAAGAGGCTAAGGGAACTCAGGTGATAGTATGTTAGGCGATGTATTCATCGTTAGCTTCGCTAGGACACCCATAGGGAAGTTCGGAGGTGCCCTATCTAAGATGACCGCTCCTCAGCTAGGTGCCGCAGCTATAGAGGCTGCTGTCAGGAGGAGCGGATTGGAGCCCAGCGATGTGGATGAGGTGATAATGGGGAACGTTTTGCAAGCGATGGTAGGCCAGAATCCAGCTAGGCAAGCAGCTATAATAGCTGGTATTCCCAAAGATGTCCCCGGATTCACCGTGAATAAGGTATGCGCCTCCGGAATGAAAGCGATAGCGCTAGCTGCCCAGAGCATAGCTCTCGGGGAGAACAGGGTAGTAGTAGCCGGGGGGATGGAGAGCATGAGCAACGCTCCCTACGCTCTACCTCCGCAGTGGAGATGGGGGGTGAAGTTCTCCTTCGCTGGGGAGAAGTTGATAGATTTAATGGTCTACGATGGCCTCACGGATCCCCATACAGGCCTTCTGATGGGGGAGGAAGCTGAAGAAACTGCGAGGAAATGGGGAATATCTAGAGAGGAGTGCGATGAGTTCGCGGTCTCCAGCCATATGAAGGCTAAGGAGGCGACTGAGAGAGGGTACTTCGCTAGGGAGATGGAGAGGGTGAGGGATGCCCCTATAGAGAGCGACGAAGGTATAAGGCCCGATACTAGCATAGAGAAGGTAGCTAAACTTAAGCCAGCTTTCAGACCAGATGGAGTTATAACAGCCGCTAACGCATCTCAGATAAGCGATGGGGCAGCTGCTCTAGTCCTAGCCCATAGGGAGATAGTGGAGGAGAGGGGTTTGGAACCAATAGCCAGGATAATAGGATTCTCCTCAGCCTCCTTAGAGCCAAAGGATTTCATAGAGGCCCCCATAATCTCAACTAAGAAGTTGCTGGATAGAATAGGGATGGGAATAGATGAGTTCGATATAATAGAGCATAATGAGGCCTTCGCCCTAGCCACTCTGGTAGTTGCTAAGGGGCTGGAAATACCTCTAGAGAAGCTGAATCCATTTGGAGGTGCTGTAGCCCTGGGCCATCCTTTAGGAGCGAGCGGAGCTAGAATAGTGGTAACTCTGCTTAACGCTTTGAGGATAAGGGGGAAGAGGAGGGGCTTAGCTACGATATGCCACGGGGGAGGGGGAGCCCAGAGCATGGCTATTGAACTGGTGAGATGAATGGTCCTAGTAAAGGTTTATGGGAGGCTTTCAGATCTTTTAGGATTCAGAGAAAAGAAATTGGAATTTGATGGAAGCCTAAAGGAGCTATTAGAGAGATTAGGAATAAAAGAGATCGAAGGGATAAATGTAGCTGTGAATCATGAGCTTAAGAGAGATCTCTCCACCGAGGTCCGCGGGGAGGATCTCGTAGCCATATTCCCGAGCTTTGCGGGAGGAAGCACGGGGGTAGTAAGGGAGAGGATATCTCCCGAACCTTTCCTCGAAGCCGGATATGGGGATGTAGGAGCTGTGGTCGCATTCCTCGGGATTGTGAGGAGGGAATCTGAGGAGGGTCAGGTCGATAAGATATTCTACGATTGTTACCCGGAGATCGCTGAAAGGGAGCTTATTAGGATCAGGGAAGAAGCTATAAGGAGGTTCGGATTGAGGGATGCCCTTATACTCCATAGAGTGGGCGAAGTGCCGGCGGGCGATATCTCACTCTTCGTCCTGACCAAGTCCGCACACAGGAAAGAAGCTTTTGAAGCCGCGGGATGGATAGTAGATGAAGTCAAGAGGAGCGTTGCCATATGGAAGAAGGAGATCTTCTCAGATGGAAGGGAGAGGTGGGTTTAATTACCAGAGCCGGAGGGGGGCTCGATGATAGATATAACGGACAAGCCTCCCGCATATAGGGAAGCGATAGCTAAGGGAAGGATAAGGCTCAGGAAGGAGACTATAGAGAAGATAAGGGCTGGAGAAGTGAAGAAAGGAGATGTTCTGACTGTAGCTAGAGTTGCAGCTGTCCAATCCGTCAAGGAAACCCCTAAGATCATAATGCTGTGCCACCCGATACAAGTAACTTCAACGGATGTCGACTTCAGGCTGGGTGAGGATTACATCGAAGTCAGCGTGAGGGTGAAAGCCATAGCTCAGACCGGGGTGGAGATGGAAGCCCTCGCTGCCGTCTCCTCGGCCCTCCTCAATATATGGGATATGGTCAAGTATCTGGAGAAGGATGAGAGCGGGAACTACCCTCA
The sequence above is drawn from the Candidatus Korarchaeum cryptofilum OPF8 genome and encodes:
- a CDS encoding cobalamin B12-binding domain-containing protein: MSLREKEILLKDSLVNLDEESFMKYLEELISSGEDPWKIILGPMSEAMEEIGKLFEEGEYFIAEMLKAASIFKKALDKLGIGAEGGGNLGTVVIGTVKGDVHDIGKSLVATMLKASGFKVIDLGVDVDADTFIRAVKEYRADILAMSSLLTTTRDYMSVVIRRLEEEGLRERVKVLIGGLSTSPEFAKSIGADGWAKNAIEAVEVAKSLLRNARA
- a CDS encoding pyridoxal-phosphate dependent enzyme, with product MTLFKCPRCGATSSSDWVCKCGFPMEIVPEKLIWSVDEREPSIWRYKSLLPHAERIVSLGEGLTDLRRVDGVLVKDETRNPTGSYVDRGSSVMVSSSNMAIGELEFLRDVTISLASYLIASGKEVRVIVNPEEVDVSELLYLSQLKIPISFSVRETRASYENPFMIEGFKTIAYELYEFKGKFDGVVIPSESGILAYGIIKGFRELEEMGLMEMPRIYLVHYSGIGGEFIEFLKSLGARTMSLDTKDTMESFIKLAKMGIYVKPISAMAYSAASRLGSEYVALLTGSSMRRWRVGSFAPLTELQRRILEVMRDGKEMTAYQIWRLVEGATLQGVYKALLKLSRMGLISSERKLYKRRMKRVYRLRTSANRL
- a CDS encoding acyl-CoA dehydrogenase family protein, which encodes MDFSFTEEEEVFRKTLRELLSEVLAPRAREIDRNCRIPREVISALAESGILLLTVKPEYGGQGASWVMGTIATEEIARADPSVATAVFHLVEASWGKIVERYAKPELAKEVLSRAAKGEGFVGICSTEPQGGSDVAGFRTIAKKEGDHWVLNGEKTYISGIVEAKEVDGGYVTLVKTKPEAGSKGISLFYLPINAQGIETGLFDDMGRCGISTGWIRLNNVKLTEDHLIGRVNEGFEIAMEGFNRARVFVSAGCTGSAMAMFDYTRDYVKNRVLFGRTLASFEGIQFPLVDYYSKIEAARLVMYKAAWMVDQYDQGNATLRDVGFWAAMAKLLAPEIAVDAIKEFMKATGAYGYTKDTPLEMAMRGVLSYYVGAEGGQNIMRLILARFLFGSEHLPYKQK
- a CDS encoding electron transfer flavoprotein subunit beta/FixA family protein; the encoded protein is MDIAVLVKQSLDVQQLAIDSRTGKIYLDEAPTKAGDIELNAAEEAVRIKEKVGGKAVAIMLSYFGSSGRRLKEAREALTRLLAMGIDEALLLLSNQYMDTYSAAKLLSEEIRGKYQLVLAGEGSEDNFSGVLPARVAAELGWPYLSYATSIEVNGDEIKVTRSLEDYDEVVSLKLPAVISVTQEINQPRIPTVLHIMKASKKPIVQKEVQATVEPKVKVKEIKALRVERKRIIIEGELEEAIEKLIDALRSEGLLEVRG
- a CDS encoding electron transfer flavoprotein subunit alpha/FixB family protein translates to MNVLVFSHYFELAKELISAGSRVGDVSLLLSSDQRDREGEVKGARRVIICDVSSDDQSGLLNAIISLAKDYDLLIFSSDKRGRELIGQVAQKLERAVATEVSSLSLSNGKLIIERMTYGGKAISVEELSLPAAISIQKGKFKPLDADSTHETLHCKFEAARSYEVVERRPKPKLGIPLDKADVVVAAGRGFKRKEDLKLAQELAELFNGVVGSTRPLAADLKWVPEESWIGISGVRIAPKLLFVVGASGQQQFSAGIIDSKVIVAINNDPGAPIFENSDYGIVKDLYEFLPALIKRLRELR
- a CDS encoding thiolase family protein, translated to MLGDVFIVSFARTPIGKFGGALSKMTAPQLGAAAIEAAVRRSGLEPSDVDEVIMGNVLQAMVGQNPARQAAIIAGIPKDVPGFTVNKVCASGMKAIALAAQSIALGENRVVVAGGMESMSNAPYALPPQWRWGVKFSFAGEKLIDLMVYDGLTDPHTGLLMGEEAEETARKWGISREECDEFAVSSHMKAKEATERGYFAREMERVRDAPIESDEGIRPDTSIEKVAKLKPAFRPDGVITAANASQISDGAAALVLAHREIVEERGLEPIARIIGFSSASLEPKDFIEAPIISTKKLLDRIGMGIDEFDIIEHNEAFALATLVVAKGLEIPLEKLNPFGGAVALGHPLGASGARIVVTLLNALRIRGKRRGLATICHGGGGAQSMAIELVR
- a CDS encoding molybdenum cofactor biosynthesis protein MoaE, encoding MVLVKVYGRLSDLLGFREKKLEFDGSLKELLERLGIKEIEGINVAVNHELKRDLSTEVRGEDLVAIFPSFAGGSTGVVRERISPEPFLEAGYGDVGAVVAFLGIVRRESEEGQVDKIFYDCYPEIAERELIRIREEAIRRFGLRDALILHRVGEVPAGDISLFVLTKSAHRKEAFEAAGWIVDEVKRSVAIWKKEIFSDGRERWV
- the moaC gene encoding cyclic pyranopterin monophosphate synthase MoaC, whose product is MIDITDKPPAYREAIAKGRIRLRKETIEKIRAGEVKKGDVLTVARVAAVQSVKETPKIIMLCHPIQVTSTDVDFRLGEDYIEVSVRVKAIAQTGVEMEALAAVSSALLNIWDMVKYLEKDESGNYPHTKIEEIFVERKVKSVVDR